A region from the Benincasa hispida cultivar B227 chromosome 10, ASM972705v1, whole genome shotgun sequence genome encodes:
- the LOC120089391 gene encoding probable carboxylesterase 13: MASTEIAHDFSPMLVVYKDGRIHRLAGNELIDPSLDPLTGVESKDVVISPETPVSARIYKPKPTAQPHKLPLLVYFHGGGFCIESAFSSFYHRHLNSLVAEANVVAVSVDYRLAPEHPLPIAYEDSWDALKWVAAHSAGTGPEEWLNGIADLDRVYFAGDSAGANIANRMAIRVGTEGLAGLNLRGLLLVHAYFWGGKLIGDEEKLNPEHRSFIEKLWYFVCPKISGLDDPIVNPGFDPELGRVAAERVAVFVAEKDALKNRGWFYSECLKKSGWGGAVDVIETKGQGHVFHLFNPTSDEAVDFVGKLAAFINGERRE, encoded by the coding sequence ATGGCTTCCACTGAAATTGCCCACGACTTTTCCCCTATGCTCGTCGTTTACAAAGACGGTCGCATCCACAGGCTTGCCGGCAACGAATTAATCGATCCCTCTCTCGACCCCCTAACTGGCGTCGAGTCCAAAGACGTCGTCATCTCGCCGGAAACCCCCGTCTCTGCTCGGATTTACAAGCCCAAACCCACCGCACAACCTCACAAGCTTCCTCTTCTTGTTTACTTTCACGGCGGAGGCTTCTGCATCGAATCGGCATTCTCTTCCTTCTACCACCGTCATCTTAACTCCTTAGTCGCCGAAGCCAACGTCGTCGCCGTCTCCGTCGATTACAGGCTAGCTCCGGAGCACCCGCTTCCAATCGCTTACGAAGATTCCTGGGATGCTTTGAAATGGGTCGCCGCCCATTCGGCCGGAACCGGACCGGAGGAGTGGTTGAATGGAATTGCAGATTTGGACCGGGTTTATTTCGCCGGAGATAGCGCTGGAGCCAACATCGCTAATCGAATGGCAATCCGGGTCGGGACGGAGGGGCTGGCCGGGTTGAATCTGAGGGGATTACTTTTGGTTCATGCTTATTTCTGGGGAGGAAAATTGATCGGAGACGAAGAGAAGTTGAATCCGGAACACAGATCGTTTATTGAGAAATTGTGGTATTTTGTTTGCCCTAAGATTAGCGGGTTAGATGACCCGATTGTGAACCCAGGATTTGACCCGGAATTAGGACGGGTAGCGGCGGAGAGAGTGGCGGTTTTTGTGGCGGAGAAGGATGCTCTGAAAAACAGAGGATGGTTTTACAGTGAATGTCTGAAGAAATCGGGATGGGGCGGCGCCGTCGATGTCATCGAGACGAAGGGACAAGGCCACGTGTTTCATTTGTTCAACCCGACGTCCGACGAGGCGGTTGATTTCGTAGGAAAGCTTGCTGCCTTCATCAATGGTGAGCGCCGTGAATGA